From one Trueperella pyogenes genomic stretch:
- a CDS encoding WhiB family transcriptional regulator: protein MVARIKDVHGALVDYWDWQALGSCNMMDPEFFFHPEGERGGPRRRRIERAKRICQSCPVLDECREYALSHNEPYGVWGGLSEEERNRLSRQRRRSRAS from the coding sequence GTGGTAGCTCGGATCAAGGATGTGCACGGGGCACTAGTCGACTATTGGGACTGGCAGGCTCTCGGGTCTTGCAACATGATGGATCCTGAATTCTTCTTCCACCCCGAGGGTGAACGTGGCGGCCCGCGGCGGCGGCGTATCGAACGGGCGAAGCGCATCTGCCAAAGCTGCCCCGTACTAGACGAGTGCCGCGAGTACGCCCTGTCTCACAACGAGCCTTACGGGGTGTGGGGCGGGCTCTCCGAGGAGGAGCGCAACCGGCTGTCGCGTCAACGACGCCGTAGCCGCGCCTCCTGA